A portion of the Candidatus Dormiibacterota bacterium genome contains these proteins:
- a CDS encoding DUF4915 domain-containing protein, protein MPQLAVSFCNASHTAGRVLGLFDTATTELVCPDLGRADLTSACGLAADTDWLYCASTGPDASYVSLLDYRDFRFQRVVELPEVRDVHSIALDGNALIAVSTGTDSVLRIDMETMRHEVVWRIGAGETDTHHLNAVTWFGDHLLCSGFGPKSTDRWSSAIDGYIYDITANSYVATGLYHPHSLASFGEVLYVCESSYSRVRTIDMPVAALSLSGYVRGLAFTQDGAFAVGSSVGRHDASLGDVVLNSADDGEPRGRCAIRMSDSIATQDGAQTFDLSSYANEIYDIFIV, encoded by the coding sequence ATGCCTCAACTCGCTGTTTCTTTCTGCAATGCGTCGCACACAGCCGGCCGCGTTCTCGGGCTGTTCGATACGGCAACGACGGAATTGGTTTGCCCGGATTTGGGGCGAGCCGATCTCACGTCGGCGTGCGGGCTTGCAGCGGATACCGATTGGCTGTACTGCGCTTCAACGGGCCCGGATGCCTCATACGTCAGCCTTCTCGACTATCGCGATTTTCGGTTCCAGCGCGTCGTCGAGCTGCCGGAAGTTCGCGACGTCCATTCGATCGCGCTCGACGGTAACGCCTTGATAGCCGTCTCGACAGGCACGGATTCCGTCCTACGGATCGATATGGAAACGATGCGCCACGAGGTCGTGTGGCGAATTGGTGCCGGCGAGACCGATACCCACCATCTCAATGCCGTCACCTGGTTTGGCGACCATCTCTTGTGTTCCGGATTCGGCCCAAAAAGCACGGATCGCTGGAGTAGCGCGATCGACGGCTATATTTACGACATTACCGCCAACTCGTATGTCGCAACCGGCCTCTACCATCCGCACTCTTTGGCATCGTTCGGTGAAGTGCTCTACGTCTGCGAGTCGTCCTACTCGCGCGTGCGCACGATCGATATGCCGGTCGCCGCGCTTTCGCTTTCGGGCTACGTGCGCGGGCTCGCATTCACTCAGGACGGCGCCTTCGCGGTTGGAAGCAGCGTGGGAAGACACGACGCATCCCTGGGAGACGTGGTTCTTAATTCCGCCGACGACGGAGAGCCGAGAGGCCGTTGCGCCATCCGCATGAGCGATAGCATCGCTACGCAGGATGGCGCGCAGACCTTCGATCTCTCGAGTTACGCGAACGAAATCTACGACATTTTTATTGTGTAG
- a CDS encoding type II toxin-antitoxin system VapC family toxin, translating into MIVIDASVPLSWLFEDELDDFATQSAERVMRETALVPAIFPAEVANALLFAARKARVAESDVRGALDRIAELPIRVASTGLTLADEMDLAQRHGLTIYDAMYLALAKRHRTVLYTRDNALVRAARAEHLAVGQDEG; encoded by the coding sequence TTGATCGTTATCGACGCATCCGTCCCGCTATCGTGGCTTTTTGAAGACGAGCTCGACGATTTTGCGACGCAGTCTGCGGAGCGCGTGATGCGGGAGACGGCGCTCGTCCCGGCCATCTTTCCCGCCGAGGTCGCCAATGCGCTACTCTTTGCGGCTAGGAAAGCACGCGTGGCCGAGAGCGACGTGCGTGGTGCGCTCGATCGCATTGCAGAGCTGCCGATTCGGGTTGCCTCAACCGGTCTCACATTGGCGGACGAGATGGACTTGGCGCAGCGTCATGGGCTGACAATATACGATGCGATGTATTTGGCGTTGGCGAAGCGCCACCGTACCGTACTCTATACCCGCGACAACGCGTTGGTGCGTGCCGCAAGGGCGGAGCATCTCGCGGTCGGCCAAGATGAAGGTTGA
- a CDS encoding type II toxin-antitoxin system prevent-host-death family antitoxin: MKTVGIFEAKNKLSELVAEVERGESIMLTRNGRPVAELVPIAAQGDEARAAMQWLLARRWKLHGSSTKELVNAGRRH, translated from the coding sequence ATGAAGACCGTCGGGATCTTTGAGGCCAAGAACAAGCTCTCCGAGCTCGTCGCCGAGGTTGAGCGGGGCGAAAGCATCATGCTCACGCGTAATGGCCGCCCCGTCGCGGAACTCGTGCCGATCGCTGCCCAAGGCGATGAGGCCCGGGCGGCGATGCAATGGCTTCTCGCACGCCGCTGGAAGCTGCACGGCTCGTCAACAAAGGAGCTTGTGAATGCGGGACGCCGGCATTGA
- a CDS encoding sulfotransferase family 2 domain-containing protein, translating into MISHQHKCIFVHIPKCGGTSIEDLIWPGERTEADLWMGFTDSLGNRYQTGALQHLLARHIRAEVGKAAFFAYFKFTIVRNPWDKALSQYAFMRRRDDLRAYIGMERDDEFKRYLELIGKRTHVQWMPQHAFIHDDDGAQMVDYIGRFERLAHDVELILQRVGVQGSLPHRKAATHRLAIADLDDEAIDMVAALYAEDIRIFGYERPE; encoded by the coding sequence ATGATTTCTCACCAGCATAAGTGCATCTTCGTACACATTCCAAAGTGCGGGGGTACGAGCATCGAAGACCTCATCTGGCCGGGAGAGCGTACCGAAGCGGATTTATGGATGGGGTTTACCGATTCGCTCGGCAACAGGTATCAAACCGGGGCTCTGCAACATTTGCTCGCGCGTCACATCCGAGCCGAAGTCGGTAAGGCTGCGTTTTTCGCGTACTTCAAGTTTACAATTGTAAGAAATCCGTGGGACAAGGCGCTCTCGCAGTACGCCTTCATGCGGCGCCGGGACGACCTTCGGGCCTATATCGGAATGGAGCGCGACGATGAGTTCAAGCGCTACCTCGAACTGATCGGCAAGCGCACACACGTTCAATGGATGCCCCAACACGCATTTATCCACGACGATGATGGAGCGCAAATGGTCGACTACATCGGTCGATTCGAACGCCTTGCCCATGACGTCGAACTGATCTTGCAACGCGTCGGCGTGCAGGGGTCTCTGCCACACCGCAAGGCCGCGACGCACCGGCTCGCTATTGCCGATCTCGACGACGAGGCGATCGATATGGTTGCTGCATTGTACGCGGAGGACATACGCATCTTCGGATACGAACGGCCGGAATGA
- a CDS encoding O-antigen ligase family protein, translating into MHRFRRTAILAALLGFVGLCAAGPSLADAATTYPQGIAPRNILGGIAPGSDTGSCCWVGSRAAFTVTPPPGADTILIDLFIPVYAAGDRPQSFVVTLAHAPAQTRCCFGAGSHRLALAIPPALRSQPLRITLSPAYTFVPAQVGMGSDTRHLSVLLRGVGYLNMATGERYDGDSLLTDSPAGTRLSLALALLGGLLALVLARRRAAYGFVALVAAAPFALYYSTHGTTVTLSKTVLIGVAVGLVLRGMSAFPKPGRTFWWLFAAQGLLVGSMILSALHAMNVHAAVRETLKDIEFLATLAVAYFAYRADPDERLVRFTLATITCLVAVLALLQEVAGAPESLSLLGHSIARIAGPLEGPNQLGAYLGIVVPSIAAFVALRPAVGIERIALILGTIATLLTFSRGGIAGLAVAFAIVLLLRAHRERARGVALAAGLGFVVLFGIACAAMAGHAPGASRIFGASADAYNGGLGTRAELWSGAYTLWREHPLLGVGPGNFELEISRFAPGVRTHANSEYFQVLSEQGLLGEAALLGLVALSVAAFMRNCSEPLPLAGFTVAIVLAFHQIVDTLWIYPKVGIMWWVLIAIAAAANDLLRERAQ; encoded by the coding sequence ATGCATCGCTTCCGGCGCACCGCGATTCTGGCCGCCCTTTTAGGATTCGTCGGCCTTTGTGCTGCAGGGCCGTCCCTTGCCGATGCCGCGACAACCTACCCGCAGGGCATCGCACCAAGAAACATTCTCGGGGGAATCGCACCGGGAAGCGATACCGGCTCTTGCTGCTGGGTCGGTAGCCGGGCCGCCTTCACCGTGACGCCGCCCCCTGGCGCGGACACGATCCTGATCGACCTTTTCATCCCGGTGTACGCGGCCGGCGATCGTCCTCAATCGTTTGTCGTAACGCTCGCACATGCTCCGGCGCAAACCCGCTGTTGCTTCGGCGCGGGCTCACATCGGCTCGCGCTCGCGATTCCTCCGGCGCTGCGATCGCAACCGCTGCGTATCACGCTGAGCCCGGCGTATACCTTCGTGCCGGCGCAGGTGGGGATGGGCAGCGATACACGACACCTGAGCGTGCTCTTGCGCGGCGTCGGGTATTTGAACATGGCGACCGGCGAGCGCTACGACGGAGATTCGTTACTGACCGATTCGCCCGCCGGGACACGGCTTAGCCTCGCGCTCGCGCTGCTGGGAGGGCTCCTCGCACTCGTCCTCGCCCGGCGGCGCGCGGCCTATGGATTCGTGGCGCTCGTGGCCGCAGCGCCGTTCGCGCTCTACTACTCCACGCACGGCACCACCGTCACGCTTTCAAAAACGGTGTTGATTGGGGTTGCGGTGGGATTGGTTTTGCGCGGAATGAGCGCCTTTCCTAAACCCGGCCGCACGTTTTGGTGGCTGTTCGCAGCCCAAGGGCTGCTCGTAGGCTCGATGATCCTCTCTGCTCTGCATGCGATGAACGTGCATGCGGCGGTGCGCGAAACGCTCAAGGACATAGAATTTCTCGCGACGCTTGCGGTTGCGTACTTCGCGTATCGCGCCGATCCCGACGAACGGCTGGTGCGCTTCACCTTAGCAACGATCACGTGCTTGGTCGCGGTGCTCGCGCTTCTGCAAGAAGTTGCCGGCGCACCCGAGAGCCTATCGTTGCTCGGCCACTCCATCGCCCGCATTGCCGGGCCGCTCGAAGGGCCCAATCAACTCGGCGCGTACCTCGGGATCGTGGTGCCGAGTATCGCGGCGTTCGTCGCGCTGCGTCCCGCGGTTGGAATCGAACGCATCGCCCTCATACTTGGGACGATCGCGACGCTGCTAACCTTCTCGCGCGGCGGGATTGCCGGCCTAGCAGTAGCGTTCGCGATCGTTTTGCTGCTGCGGGCCCATCGCGAACGCGCGCGCGGTGTTGCCCTTGCTGCGGGCCTCGGGTTCGTCGTGCTCTTTGGCATCGCGTGTGCCGCGATGGCCGGCCACGCGCCGGGTGCTTCGCGCATCTTCGGCGCGAGCGCGGACGCCTACAACGGCGGCCTCGGAACGCGCGCCGAACTTTGGAGCGGTGCGTACACGCTTTGGCGCGAGCATCCGCTGCTCGGCGTCGGGCCGGGCAACTTCGAACTGGAGATCTCGCGCTTTGCGCCCGGCGTGCGCACGCACGCCAACAGCGAATACTTTCAGGTGCTATCGGAACAAGGGCTACTCGGCGAAGCCGCGCTGCTGGGGCTCGTGGCGTTATCGGTAGCGGCGTTCATGCGAAACTGTAGCGAGCCGTTACCGCTGGCAGGCTTTACGGTTGCGATCGTCCTCGCATTCCACCAGATCGTCGACACGCTCTGGATCTACCCAAAAGTCGGCATCATGTGGTGGGTGCTCATCGCCATCGCGGCCGCCGCGAACGATCTCCTGCGGGAGCGCGCGCAATGA
- a CDS encoding 2OG-Fe(II) oxygenase — MSTLTGIEGLEYDPSNYGGGTHENFDGRDLRPHVDFNFHPVSKLHRRINLIVYFNEDWDPAWGGSISLYSDARDPLAHVVTYQAGYNRCVIFETSERSWHGFDCIDLPSDQKGRSRKSLSIYLYTRERPDEEVHADHTTFFVPRLLPNRFMPGYTLTQKDARELGELLGHRDRLIALYQRKQGERVPDSVQAARLRILVAQLAAQLSIPTAGYVSQEGNATGRYPDGWCGSEARFAILAQRAIGFVSVAARIPQGMPPGTLFDVTIDGKTVAQAEAVFGELEIGSEVRFAPGSIHELLITTSNVVNYHKLGLSPDERDLGFFLERVLFEHIP, encoded by the coding sequence TTGTCCACGCTCACCGGTATCGAAGGGCTGGAATACGACCCTTCAAACTACGGTGGTGGAACTCACGAAAATTTCGACGGGCGCGATTTGCGGCCACATGTCGATTTTAATTTCCACCCCGTGAGCAAACTTCATCGACGCATCAATCTCATCGTGTATTTCAACGAAGACTGGGACCCCGCTTGGGGTGGATCAATCTCACTGTATAGCGATGCTCGCGACCCGTTAGCGCACGTCGTAACGTACCAAGCCGGCTATAATCGCTGCGTGATCTTCGAAACGAGCGAACGCTCGTGGCACGGCTTCGATTGCATCGATCTGCCGTCGGACCAAAAAGGTCGCTCGCGAAAATCGCTTTCAATCTACTTATATACTCGCGAACGCCCCGACGAGGAGGTTCATGCGGACCACACAACCTTCTTCGTACCGCGCCTACTCCCGAATCGCTTTATGCCGGGCTATACCCTTACGCAGAAAGATGCCCGCGAGCTTGGGGAATTGCTCGGCCATAGAGATCGATTGATCGCACTTTACCAGCGGAAGCAAGGCGAGCGTGTGCCGGATTCCGTCCAGGCGGCGCGCTTACGGATCCTCGTTGCGCAGCTTGCAGCCCAGTTGTCGATTCCGACCGCCGGCTATGTGTCGCAAGAAGGCAACGCGACGGGCAGATACCCCGACGGTTGGTGCGGCAGTGAGGCACGCTTTGCGATTTTAGCCCAACGTGCGATTGGATTCGTGAGCGTTGCCGCGCGCATTCCGCAGGGCATGCCTCCCGGGACGCTTTTCGACGTCACTATCGATGGGAAAACAGTCGCTCAGGCAGAGGCCGTTTTCGGCGAGCTGGAAATCGGCTCGGAAGTACGATTCGCGCCCGGTTCGATCCACGAATTGCTCATCACCACGTCCAACGTCGTAAACTATCACAAATTAGGGTTGAGCCCCGACGAACGCGATCTTGGATTCTTCCTAGAGCGCGTGCTTTTCGAACACATTCCTTAG
- a CDS encoding glycosyltransferase: MLDNAGVDIGGRPVVNLIQGFSHTTPGDPRYEYLSRPALRICVSPQLATALADTGRVNGPIVTIENGLDLDALRAARTNAHFAVAIAGLKNAPLALEIEARLQECGIETIAQTQGLPHDAFLALLASASVAVVLPHETEGFFLPALEAMVLGCAVVAPDCIGNRSFCVDHRTALVPEYSADAIVQAISLLLSDALVTRRILAGAAAIVERYSLSGERDKFYRALDIFLDAP; the protein is encoded by the coding sequence GTGCTCGACAATGCAGGCGTCGATATAGGCGGGCGCCCGGTCGTCAATCTCATTCAAGGCTTCAGCCACACCACTCCCGGCGATCCTCGCTACGAATACCTTTCACGGCCTGCGTTACGCATCTGCGTCAGCCCGCAGCTAGCGACGGCGCTGGCCGACACCGGCCGAGTCAACGGCCCAATCGTCACTATAGAGAATGGCTTGGACCTCGACGCGCTTCGTGCAGCACGTACGAACGCACATTTTGCCGTCGCAATCGCCGGTTTGAAGAATGCGCCCCTCGCCCTGGAGATTGAAGCCCGCCTGCAAGAGTGCGGCATCGAAACGATCGCACAGACGCAGGGGCTGCCGCACGATGCGTTCCTTGCGCTTCTGGCGTCCGCATCGGTCGCCGTCGTGCTGCCTCATGAAACCGAAGGCTTCTTTCTCCCCGCGCTCGAGGCCATGGTCCTGGGTTGCGCGGTCGTCGCTCCGGACTGCATCGGCAACCGCTCGTTCTGTGTCGACCACCGAACCGCGCTGGTGCCCGAATACTCGGCAGACGCAATAGTCCAGGCGATCAGCCTTTTGCTTTCGGATGCTCTCGTCACCAGGCGCATTCTCGCCGGTGCCGCCGCAATTGTCGAACGCTACAGCCTCAGCGGCGAGCGCGATAAATTTTACCGCGCCTTAGACATTTTTCTCGATGCGCCGTAG
- a CDS encoding glycosyltransferase family 2 protein codes for MNALRFGAAAEPQVAIVVLNWNGWLDTVECLESLLRSDYANYRIIVCDNSSVDGSFERLQEWASGRLTVNTTADGPGGTWAYRPALKPLRSVVYDPECDAHAPADCTDAPLIFVQTGANLGYAGGNNVGIRYALAHTDARYVWILNNDTIVDPHALTRMVDCASRDRRIAIVGATLLRHAQPDIVQAYGGGSIIPMVGVDTQFGRGTKVVASPALSKPLEHVVGASMFVRTEAIRSAGLLEESYFLYREETDWCIKLRRLGWKLVFCPEAVVWHKEGRSVGFKSELHDYYSVRNMLYLMQQYYPRTVPLAVVYWLFRSLLPKLVRLQFRRIGCVARAFRDFFRGVNGKSDAFAHSWPLLEAALRAEEEAVRARTKRQKRAHWTARLARSPAKNAPRSRVLP; via the coding sequence GTGAACGCGCTCCGCTTCGGCGCTGCGGCCGAGCCGCAGGTAGCGATCGTCGTGCTGAACTGGAACGGCTGGCTCGATACGGTCGAATGCCTCGAGAGTTTGCTGAGGAGCGATTATGCGAATTATCGCATTATCGTGTGCGATAACAGCTCGGTCGACGGTTCGTTCGAGCGCTTGCAAGAATGGGCGAGCGGGCGGCTTACCGTGAACACGACGGCAGACGGCCCGGGCGGAACGTGGGCTTATCGCCCCGCCCTTAAGCCGCTGCGTTCCGTAGTTTACGATCCGGAGTGCGACGCGCATGCCCCGGCCGACTGCACCGATGCGCCGCTGATATTCGTGCAAACCGGCGCAAACCTAGGATATGCGGGCGGCAATAATGTCGGCATTCGTTACGCCCTGGCGCACACCGATGCGCGATACGTATGGATTCTGAATAACGACACCATTGTTGACCCTCATGCGCTGACCCGGATGGTCGATTGCGCCTCGCGCGACCGGCGTATCGCTATCGTCGGCGCGACGCTCTTGCGCCACGCGCAACCGGATATCGTTCAAGCATACGGCGGCGGTTCGATTATTCCGATGGTCGGCGTGGACACGCAGTTCGGCCGCGGCACGAAAGTGGTTGCATCGCCGGCTCTATCTAAGCCCCTCGAGCACGTAGTTGGTGCGAGCATGTTTGTGCGAACGGAGGCGATTCGCTCCGCGGGCCTGCTTGAGGAATCGTACTTTCTATATCGTGAGGAAACGGACTGGTGCATCAAGTTGCGCCGGCTCGGTTGGAAGCTGGTCTTCTGCCCGGAGGCGGTGGTTTGGCATAAAGAGGGCCGGTCGGTCGGCTTCAAAAGCGAGTTGCACGACTACTACTCAGTTCGCAACATGCTGTACCTCATGCAGCAATACTACCCCCGAACCGTACCGCTCGCGGTCGTATATTGGCTCTTTCGATCCCTGCTTCCAAAGCTGGTGCGATTACAGTTTCGTCGGATCGGCTGCGTCGCTCGCGCATTTCGTGATTTCTTCCGCGGCGTCAACGGAAAATCGGATGCGTTTGCCCACAGTTGGCCACTTTTGGAAGCGGCGTTGCGCGCCGAAGAAGAGGCCGTTCGCGCCCGGACTAAGCGTCAAAAGCGAGCGCATTGGACAGCGCGGTTAGCACGCTCTCCGGCGAAAAACGCGCCGCGCTCGCGCGTCCTTCCGTAG
- a CDS encoding sulfotransferase, which produces MPRRSQIERLTAVLHHVLALRNATTIERGYPDNYRDDCLEWLPRRAELTVTIAEAAGQGGWREAELELGSGPDAIYRYFPFASFVYVDGRLEAILEFSEPHQRSVATLRLPVGRPCTIVIVTELASVPNATDDERELSLLFWGLRTGRPAPPRAAAAQLTAVDDHYSQHSVRLVDELPRPVFVLGSYRSATSVLTWAIGQHPNIWPLEETGFLTLLGSGALAGYRHSTSAARNFFQIYDISGDEYLASIGAGIDVFMKRASERRAEHVALERMANKPGRFGGHDERFQLRRMSYAPKRRWVDGAPENTANVAMLRKLFPLAQFVCMVRHPYDVIASMLHFDRAGGRQTSLDEAIHMWTGIMTWALLAAQAYGPQVVKIVMYDDLKANPARTLGDIFSFIGEPQYAASTQTFSERINTSRVDPREYAEARTQLEARLNDKAGLLRLYETFATMSRLGWSVNADAQTELDERQNDLLERLIGEIS; this is translated from the coding sequence GTGCCCCGCCGCTCGCAGATCGAGCGACTGACTGCCGTGCTGCACCACGTGCTCGCCCTGCGCAACGCAACCACCATCGAGCGCGGTTACCCGGACAACTACCGGGACGACTGCCTCGAATGGCTGCCGCGCCGCGCCGAACTCACCGTCACGATCGCCGAGGCCGCAGGCCAGGGCGGATGGCGTGAAGCCGAATTAGAGCTCGGCTCGGGGCCCGATGCGATCTATCGGTACTTTCCATTCGCCAGCTTCGTCTACGTCGATGGCCGGCTTGAGGCGATCCTCGAATTTTCCGAACCGCATCAGCGCTCGGTCGCGACGTTACGCCTACCGGTCGGCCGCCCATGCACGATCGTCATCGTCACCGAACTGGCCTCCGTGCCGAACGCCACGGACGACGAGCGTGAACTCTCGCTCCTTTTTTGGGGACTGCGAACGGGCCGGCCGGCACCGCCGCGAGCAGCAGCGGCGCAGCTTACGGCGGTTGACGACCATTATTCGCAGCATAGCGTCCGGCTCGTTGACGAACTGCCGCGCCCGGTCTTCGTCTTGGGTTCGTACCGTTCGGCTACGAGCGTACTTACCTGGGCGATCGGCCAACATCCGAATATTTGGCCACTCGAAGAGACCGGTTTTCTAACGCTGCTCGGAAGCGGGGCCTTAGCGGGCTACCGCCACTCGACGTCTGCGGCGCGTAACTTTTTTCAAATCTACGATATTTCCGGCGACGAGTATCTCGCGAGCATCGGCGCCGGCATCGATGTGTTTATGAAACGTGCCAGCGAACGGCGCGCTGAGCACGTCGCCCTCGAACGCATGGCAAATAAGCCGGGCCGCTTCGGAGGGCACGACGAGCGTTTTCAACTGCGCCGCATGTCCTATGCGCCCAAACGGCGTTGGGTGGACGGAGCTCCCGAGAACACCGCCAACGTTGCGATGCTGCGAAAGCTCTTTCCGCTGGCGCAGTTCGTGTGCATGGTGCGTCACCCGTACGATGTTATTGCATCGATGCTGCATTTCGATCGCGCCGGCGGCCGGCAGACAAGCCTCGACGAGGCGATCCACATGTGGACCGGCATCATGACGTGGGCGCTACTTGCGGCGCAGGCTTATGGGCCGCAGGTCGTCAAAATCGTGATGTACGACGATCTCAAAGCCAACCCGGCGCGCACGCTCGGCGACATTTTCTCGTTTATCGGTGAACCCCAATATGCGGCATCGACACAGACGTTTTCGGAGCGCATTAATACCTCTCGCGTGGATCCTCGCGAGTACGCCGAGGCGCGCACCCAGCTCGAAGCGCGCCTAAACGATAAAGCAGGGCTGCTGCGGCTTTACGAAACGTTCGCCACCATGAGCAGGCTAGGGTGGAGTGTAAATGCCGACGCGCAAACGGAATTAGACGAGCGCCAAAACGATCTCCTCGAACGATTGATCGGGGAGATCTCGTGA
- a CDS encoding phytanoyl-CoA dioxygenase family protein → MKSQLWPMQGFAERGIAGPFRALSVDAAERLSSDIQEHVLNTPPPLGHNSNQSRHLDSPLVMSACTTPQILAHIASVLGRDIVLWRSNFFTKPPGSPELGWHRDSDHWGDILRPRRNVSAWLALDRATVENGCIRAIPRLPGFSAEPSADPKFVVCDDGLLATAIDVELEAGEYILFDESLVHGSHPNTTEQARLGLAIRFTTPDVEVDSDSIFSGHRCILLHVDGMDDFSPA, encoded by the coding sequence ATGAAGAGTCAGCTTTGGCCGATGCAAGGTTTCGCGGAGCGCGGTATCGCAGGCCCATTTCGCGCGTTATCGGTAGATGCTGCAGAGCGTCTGAGTTCGGACATCCAAGAGCACGTCCTGAATACTCCGCCGCCACTGGGGCACAATTCCAATCAATCGCGACACCTCGATTCGCCGCTCGTTATGAGCGCCTGCACGACGCCGCAGATACTGGCGCACATCGCTTCGGTGTTGGGGCGCGACATCGTACTTTGGAGATCGAACTTTTTTACCAAACCGCCCGGTTCGCCCGAGTTGGGTTGGCATCGTGACAGCGACCACTGGGGAGACATCCTGCGGCCACGACGCAACGTGTCGGCTTGGTTGGCGCTCGATCGCGCCACCGTCGAAAACGGCTGCATCCGAGCGATCCCGCGCTTGCCGGGATTCTCGGCTGAGCCGTCGGCAGATCCAAAATTCGTCGTATGCGACGACGGCTTGCTCGCAACGGCAATCGATGTCGAACTGGAGGCGGGCGAGTACATTCTGTTCGACGAGAGCCTCGTCCACGGATCGCATCCGAACACCACCGAGCAAGCGCGCCTTGGCCTGGCCATACGCTTCACCACGCCGGACGTTGAGGTCGATAGCGACAGCATTTTTTCCGGCCACCGCTGCATTTTGCTGCACGTCGATGGTATGGATGATTTCTCACCAGCATAA
- a CDS encoding sulfotransferase family 2 domain-containing protein produces the protein MPVFTEHACAFVHIPKTAGTSILQALDATKDTIEFGAFGLWDALMLHPEREAIVVDIRRSFRIATLREFPQQHLPAAALRRFLGEERWEKLFSFTFVRNPWDVVVSTYFFQQQYQREGIHREMDPDLAEIVARSQRFSDFVELYVVARADMTAMIVDERDRDIMSYVGRYESIDSDFTEICRRIGVTAQLPHDNASLHAGYRHYYNKRTRAIVARHFARDIDRFGYQF, from the coding sequence ATGCCCGTGTTCACCGAGCATGCGTGTGCCTTCGTCCATATTCCAAAAACCGCCGGCACTTCGATTCTCCAGGCTCTCGACGCCACGAAGGATACGATTGAATTCGGTGCGTTCGGGCTATGGGATGCATTGATGCTTCATCCCGAACGCGAAGCGATCGTTGTGGATATTCGTCGAAGTTTCCGGATAGCAACGTTGCGAGAGTTTCCACAACAGCATTTGCCTGCAGCGGCGCTGCGCAGATTCCTCGGAGAGGAACGCTGGGAGAAGCTTTTTAGCTTCACGTTCGTTCGCAACCCGTGGGATGTGGTCGTTTCGACCTATTTTTTCCAGCAGCAATATCAAAGGGAGGGCATCCACCGCGAGATGGATCCCGACCTCGCGGAAATCGTCGCGCGAAGCCAACGTTTTTCTGATTTTGTCGAGCTCTATGTCGTCGCGCGGGCCGATATGACCGCGATGATCGTCGACGAGCGCGACCGAGACATCATGAGTTACGTGGGGCGCTACGAATCGATCGACAGCGATTTTACGGAAATATGCCGTCGTATTGGGGTGACCGCGCAGCTTCCGCACGATAACGCATCATTGCATGCCGGCTATCGGCACTATTACAATAAAAGAACGAGGGCAATCGTGGCCCGACATTTTGCGCGAGACATCGATAGATTCGGCTACCAATTCTAA
- a CDS encoding tail fiber protein: MLEPFIGSIVLFCGNFAPSGWALCNGQLLSIASNTALFSILGTYFGGDGVRTFALPDLRGRVPIHAGQGPGLSNYVLGELGGDESATLGVSNMPAHNHVIRTDGTTGGKAFPGPNHVLGASATGTPYSANPPNDNLNPVSVSTMGSGLPFSVQQPYLAMNFIIALVGVYPPRG, encoded by the coding sequence TTGCTTGAACCATTTATCGGATCGATCGTTCTGTTTTGCGGTAATTTCGCGCCCAGTGGCTGGGCGCTCTGCAACGGACAGCTGCTGTCCATTGCCTCCAATACCGCTCTTTTTTCCATTCTAGGAACGTACTTTGGAGGGGACGGCGTCCGGACTTTTGCTCTTCCCGACCTGCGCGGCCGCGTTCCGATTCATGCCGGCCAAGGGCCAGGGCTCTCGAATTACGTCTTAGGCGAGTTGGGCGGCGACGAATCCGCAACGCTCGGTGTGAGTAATATGCCCGCCCATAACCATGTCATCCGGACCGACGGGACGACCGGTGGAAAAGCCTTTCCCGGCCCCAACCACGTCCTAGGTGCATCGGCGACGGGTACGCCGTATTCGGCAAACCCGCCGAACGATAACCTCAATCCGGTGTCGGTTTCAACGATGGGCAGCGGCCTGCCGTTCTCGGTCCAACAGCCCTACCTGGCGATGAATTTTATCATCGCGCTCGTCGGCGTGTACCCGCCACGCGGCTAG